The genomic segment ATTAGCACTTGTTTGGTAATATTACTGTAGTACAATTCAGGATTTCTCCCAAATCTTTGAGATATAGCATCTTCAATAATCTCCAAGCCCTCTAATAACTGTCTTCGTGTCTCTAAAGTCGTCATTATCTCATTTGGTTTCTTATTGAAAGTGTACCTCAGTTTTCAACATGTCTTCAGATTAATCGCTTCTAAATATCGAGCTACAATACCAAATagaaaggaagaaaagatcatGGTATAAAAACCACTAAGGGAATTTTGCAACGATTTCCGACCAACCCAATGGAATTCTACGTATTTAATTTTGCGTTTGAATGCTATTTAATCTAATCAAGTATTATACATCTTCCACAGACATTTAACGTTAACGTTTCTTGCCTACACGAGCGTTCTTGGCTCTCCTCTTGTCCTTTACGACTCTCTGCTTTCTTATTTGGTCCGCAGATCTTAGTTCGTTTGTCATACCAGGAGCATTGTTGTGACCTTTGACGTGAATACCCTTCTCCAGAGCCTTGGCAACCTTTGTCTTTTGCTTGCCGTAATCGTCTCTGTACTTATCTGGTACCTTAGGAGCCTTGACCTGTTTGTGCATGAAGCGACGATTATTAGAAGATGGATTGCCCCTAGTAGGATCTTGTAATAAGTTAGTTGCCATGCTAGACTCCCTAGAACCAACTTTAGGCATCTTCAACTTCCTCTTCTTTGACCATTCATCAAACTTACCAGATCTGTAAGATGCAGGAATCTTTTGACCACTTTCACTGGTAATATATCTCACGTTATCAGCACCTTGAGGATTGacatatttcttcttcttcttatccCATTTAACAGTAGCAGTTTGTTTATGAACTTGGATCTTGTCGTCATCATTCAAGTCGTAGGAGGCTTGAGCTGCGTCGGTGGTAAACCCACTAGAAATATTCAACTGGCTATCTTGAACACTCTGAGCTGGTGCATAATGGCTCATAAAGAAGTTTGAATCCTTGAATGACTTCGATTTCTGTTTCTGTTTCTTACCTTCTGTTTCCTGATCTTCTAACACTTGAtcagcatcttcaaattcttcaagcACTGCATCAGGAACAGAGTATCCAACTTCTCCTTTATATTTGTCCaaaacttcatcttcaaggGAATGTGTGAGACctgccaatttttccttctccATTAATTCTTGACGTTGTTTTGCCCTTAGTTGAACAGGCTCCAATTGttgtcttcttttcttcatcagaacAGACATTTTATCATCAGGATTTCTAGCGAATTCAAATACGGTCTCTTTGTTCCTTCTATCCTGTAGCTTAGCCAAAAACTTATTCTTTTCTGCTTCCatatttttaccaaatagTATATTCTGCTCATCCCATCCTGATATGATCATCTGTTTAGCTCTCTTCATCGATTCTGCTGATGCTGGTTGGCGTGTTCTCATGTACATGATTTCTGCCTTAATCGAAACACCTCTAGTCGATCCTAAATCGTAGTTGGAATCCattaaattcttgtaaagatcACCCATGCTTTCCAATTCGATTCTAGGACAAGATCCCAATACCATCCTATCAGTGTAGGAAACTTTAGGGGGTTGGAAAcgaaattcatcattaccTTCATTCACCCATTTCTCCTTCAAAAGATTGCAAGTAGCTTCATACATGGGTgccaaaagaatttttttacCCAAAAACAACTCTAAATCTAACAAGTAAGGCAACTCAGATTCTGATACAATAGAATAAGCCCAACCTCTGTTACCAGCTCTTGCAGTTCTACCCACACGGtgaacaaaaattttagaagAACTAGGCATGGTAAAATTAATCACATTTGCCAACATGGGGATATCAACACCTCTTGCCGCAACATCCGTAACCACCAGAATTGATGTTAAACCAGCTctaaaattgtaaagttgACGTCTACGAGCATGTTGATCCAAAGTACCGTAGATATAAGAAACCAAATATCCACAAGCTTTCAAAAGTTGAGAAATGTACTCGACGTGATGCCTCGTAGGAACAAAGACAATAGTGGCCTTTTCTGATGGCAATTCATTCGCGGAAGGTAACTTAGGTCTTTTGGCcttattctttttacccttttttcttctatcCTTTTTCCCATTTTCAGCATCAGAATCTTCACTATCAGACAGTGCTTTGTTACCTTCACCTAATATcattttttgttcttctgtTGCTAACGGTATCTTTATCACTTCTTGTAACAAGTAGAATAAATTGGCTTCCCTTTCATCATGCTTAGTGGAAACGAAAAGCATTTCTAAATTCTCAGATATTTTACTTTCAGCATCTAGACGTACAAGAACTGGATTAGTTAATCCAGCCTTGGCAAAATCCACCAATGTATTAGGTAAAGTAGCAGAGAAAAGCAAAGTTTGACGCTTTTCAGGTAATGATGCTAATAATTCGTTCAGTTGTTCTGCAAAAcccatttcaaataatctATCGGCTTCATCAAATACTGCGTATTCtacacttttcaaatttaagTTCATTTCCACTTTCAAATGCAGGAATCTACCAGGTGTTGCGACAACAACATCTGGATTAGACATCATCATCCCAAACTGATCTTCAAGAGAATCACCACCAGTCAAAAGCACACTTCGTAGATCTGAGCCcttggaaaattctttgaaaactttATATGTCTGCATTGCAATTTCTCTGGATGGTGATAGGATAACCGCACGGGCACCAATCTTACTGGAATGtgctttcaatttttcaatcatAGGTAAAACGAATGCTGCGGTTTTACCAGAACCAGTACGTGCCATACCAACGATATCTCTGTTCTGTAAAATCAATGGAATAGTTTTACGTTGAATTGGTGTGGGTTGACGGAAACCTTTCTTGTTAATGTTATTCAAaataaatttggaaaaaccAAAACTGGGGAAACTTCCTTTCTTATGCTTCTTACTTTCACTATTATTAGTGGTAAAGTATTCACTAATATCGTCAGCATCACcgtcttctttcttcttcttagcatcagcatcttcctcattaTCAGATAGTTCCAATATGGGGAAATCGTGCTTATCACTCTTTTTAACAGgctccttcttctttttgcCCGcctctttttctttatcatcatcactgtAATCTATCACATCTTGATAATTCTCTTCAGAGTCTTCGTCAGATccatcttcaccttcactCTCACTAGACGTTAGCGCAATGTTACCAGCTATGTCAAATCCCTCTTCTCCTTCACTGTTggattcttcatcctccAATTTTCGTTTCAATGTAGAACCCATGTCTTAGAATCGATTTCAAACAAGTAAAGACAGCTAAAAGGCTCTTTATCCTATCTTTTATCAGATTTCTAGTGGTAAGTAGCTCAAAGGTCATCGCGATGAgcatcaaattttttttttcacctacGCTTAAtcttaaaaaaaaaaaaagaaagtcCCATAATAGCTGTACCCAATGCGATGAGCTATACAATGATTAAAATTTAGAGAGCTAAAGGCTCGAATCGAGATGCTTTCCAGATTTGCCCAAACCGTTGGGAAAAGAGCTATCAAAGGATATAAACCTCAAAAGTTGCCGAATCGAAATGACAACGTAATCATAGCGATGTCTTCTGGTGTTGACTCTTCAGTTTCAGCAGCTCTATTTGCTGAACAGTACCCAAATGCTCGAGGAATTTATATCCAAAGCTGGGGAAAATCACAGTCGCTAACAGATCCGCAGCTGGAACCTTGCTACGAGAGAGATTGGAAGGACGTGGGCCGAGTAGCTGAACATTTAGGTATACCGGTAGATAAGgttaattttgaaaaggaatacTGGCTGGATGTATTTGAACCCATGTTAGAATCGTACAACAAAGGCTGGACACCCAACCCAGACATTGGTTGTAACAGGTTTGTGAAATTCGGTAAACTAAGAGAATATCTTGATCAACAGTACGGCGCTAACAACTATTGGTTAGTAACAGGCCATTATGCAAGGGTGCTGTCCTCGAGTTATAACGACCAACCACACCTACTGAGAAGTTTTTACCCAGCTAAGGATCAAAGTTACTACTTGTCACAGGTAGATACCGACATCTTGGGACAATTAATCTTCCCCACAGGCCATTTGACTAAACCGGAGGTGAGAGAATTAGCAGTAGCTGCAGGGTTAACTACAACCTCTCAGAAACCTGATTCACAAGGGATATGCTTCGTAAACAATTCTCAAAGTGGGAAATTTAAGCACTTTCTGGAGCACTATCTTCCGAATTCTCCAGGTAACATCGTAACTATCGAAGAAGACGGTAATAAGAGAGTTTGGGGCCGACATCCTGGTCTGTGGTCACATACGATAGGACAAAAAGTGGGACTATCCATGCCACAAGGTGACCCCAGATACGCAGGTTCCTGGTACATCAGTGacaaattacaagattcCAACGAACTCGTCATCGTTAGAGGCAGAGATAATCCTGCACTTTATCAGGATACTGTGACAATCACAAACACTTTTTCATTGGATCTCAATTTTCGGCGCTTGATGAAGGAAGCCATTGAGCAAGGCAAGCTTTTCATACAGTATCGTTCTTTGCAAGACCCGATCGCCGTAAAGGATT from the Zygosaccharomyces rouxii strain CBS732 chromosome B complete sequence genome contains:
- the DBP10 gene encoding ATP-dependent RNA helicase DBP10 (similar to uniprot|Q12389 Saccharomyces cerevisiae YDL031W DBP10 Essential protein involved in ribosome biogenesis putative ATP-dependent RNA helicase of the DEAD-box protein family), with protein sequence MGSTLKRKLEDEESNSEGEEGFDIAGNIALTSSESEGEDGSDEDSEENYQDVIDYSDDDKEKEAGKKKKEPVKKSDKHDFPILELSDNEEDADAKKKKEDGDADDISEYFTTNNSESKKHKKGSFPSFGFSKFILNNINKKGFRQPTPIQRKTIPLILQNRDIVGMARTGSGKTAAFVLPMIEKLKAHSSKIGARAVILSPSREIAMQTYKVFKEFSKGSDLRSVLLTGGDSLEDQFGMMMSNPDVVVATPGRFLHLKVEMNLNLKSVEYAVFDEADRLFEMGFAEQLNELLASLPEKRQTLLFSATLPNTLVDFAKAGLTNPVLVRLDAESKISENLEMLFVSTKHDEREANLFYLLQEVIKIPLATEEQKMILGEGNKALSDSEDSDAENGKKDRRKKGKKNKAKRPKLPSANELPSEKATIVFVPTRHHVEYISQLLKACGYLVSYIYGTLDQHARRRQLYNFRAGLTSILVVTDVAARGVDIPMLANVINFTMPSSSKIFVHRVGRTARAGNRGWAYSIVSESELPYLLDLELFLGKKILLAPMYEATCNLLKEKWVNEGNDEFRFQPPKVSYTDRMVLGSCPRIELESMGDLYKNLMDSNYDLGSTRGVSIKAEIMYMRTRQPASAESMKRAKQMIISGWDEQNILFGKNMEAEKNKFLAKLQDRRNKETVFEFARNPDDKMSVLMKKRRQQLEPVQLRAKQRQELMEKEKLAGLTHSLEDEVLDKYKGEVGYSVPDAVLEEFEDADQVLEDQETEGKKQKQKSKSFKDSNFFMSHYAPAQSVQDSQLNISSGFTTDAAQASYDLNDDDKIQVHKQTATVKWDKKKKKYVNPQGADNVRYITSESGQKIPASYRSGKFDEWSKKRKLKMPKVGSRESSMATNLLQDPTRGNPSSNNRRFMHKQVKAPKVPDKYRDDYGKQKTKVAKALEKGIHVKGHNNAPGMTNELRSADQIRKQRVVKDKRRAKNARVGKKR
- the SLM3 gene encoding tRNA-5-taurinomethyluridine 2-sulfurtransferase (similar to uniprot|Q12093 Saccharomyces cerevisiae YDL033C SLM3 Mitochondrial protein with a potential role in protein synthesis the bacterial homolog is responsible for the 2-thiolation of mnm5s2U34 in tRNALys tRNAGlu and tRNAGln); translated protein: MLSRFAQTVGKRAIKGYKPQKLPNRNDNVIIAMSSGVDSSVSAALFAEQYPNARGIYIQSWGKSQSLTDPQLEPCYERDWKDVGRVAEHLGIPVDKVNFEKEYWLDVFEPMLESYNKGWTPNPDIGCNRFVKFGKLREYLDQQYGANNYWLVTGHYARVLSSSYNDQPHLLRSFYPAKDQSYYLSQVDTDILGQLIFPTGHLTKPEVRELAVAAGLTTTSQKPDSQGICFVNNSQSGKFKHFLEHYLPNSPGNIVTIEEDGNKRVWGRHPGLWSHTIGQKVGLSMPQGDPRYAGSWYISDKLQDSNELVIVRGRDNPALYQDTVTITNTFSLDLNFRRLMKEAIEQGKLFIQYRSLQDPIAVKDCHFDQDETVLKLGSAQRAMAPGQYCCLYLQNRVLGSGTISRVGT